The following proteins are encoded in a genomic region of Candidatus Zixiibacteriota bacterium:
- a CDS encoding M6 family metalloprotease domain-containing protein — protein sequence MYTPDFGTDKMTETRRHTPPPPNKPPHSHRLSVALVCLLLIGLLPLMTRAVPPTDEAIEKWVAEGVWKKKVETFNAFRMAGGNSPEEHTPLDHRRLAGSMALTDAIDTVHLLVILVDFVDHPWQNGTEGDPSLIDSVLFSEGYLNPTGSMTDFFLENSYGTFLVKGDLYGWYQAPETYAWYENGDDGMSRGRDLARHAVEIAAPDVPDFGKYDSNNDGYCDGLIIIHSGAGAETGAYGIWSHKSSIEPPLAYDGVTMSAYTMNPEEYQGGLSPIGVFCHEYGHFLGLPDLYDIDYDPPSSRGLGNWALMASGSYNGDSRVPAQLIAWCKSEVGFLNLIDVTENMHQVAIPSVEDNPVAYRLHNTVTTDSEFWVVENKQPFGYDAALPAWGLCIFHVDNNAPWPNINHLWYHVAMEQADGQNSIALGNSRGDAGDPFPGASWARAFHDLTNPSTHTNDSGITHGATTQIGVWNISNSDSIMYADFDLEWSRPYIELSNYDSLVLDDAPPGGDGDGYFEPGETIRFYCRVTNQMRTAFNAQATLTANSPHVTVTVGQAAVAATFDELDYMNSSPIEFVLADAFVPTIDSFELTISCDSTGSTAGGDAYSRSFSFEANIGPPQVLIVDDDRGRNYEEMYADVLYRQRIPYAIHSKETDGTPSGAKLSDHRIVFWHTGDSSNNVLQSGDLAAMNQYLDNDGNLLLSTISGAFDLTLLDSSFLHDYLGAVVIGAHRSFAFDGVDGNPIGDSRKFRYIAAPPVWSDNAIVTPVGGGSAALTVWNNGSVCAVTVDSSWHSLLVNLPVEYITDDFVAHGYGTKDTLLLSCIDFFGGIPMIGNPAPCCVGIRGDAADPMDGVIDITDLVYLIDFMFRGGPEPPCFEEADVNGDYADPLEITDLLYLIDYMYTGGPPPVACP from the coding sequence ATGTACACGCCTGATTTCGGAACCGACAAGATGACAGAGACCCGCCGCCACACCCCACCACCTCCCAATAAACCACCGCACTCGCATCGATTGTCAGTCGCTCTCGTCTGTTTGCTTCTCATCGGACTACTGCCGCTGATGACCCGGGCTGTCCCGCCGACCGACGAAGCCATCGAGAAATGGGTGGCCGAGGGAGTCTGGAAGAAAAAAGTGGAAACCTTCAACGCCTTCCGAATGGCCGGAGGCAACAGCCCGGAAGAGCACACACCGCTCGACCATCGACGTCTTGCCGGTAGCATGGCCTTGACCGACGCTATCGATACCGTGCATCTACTGGTCATCCTGGTTGACTTTGTCGACCACCCCTGGCAAAACGGCACTGAAGGTGATCCCAGCCTGATCGACTCGGTGCTTTTTTCCGAAGGTTACCTCAACCCGACCGGCTCGATGACCGATTTTTTTCTGGAAAATTCCTACGGAACCTTTCTGGTAAAAGGTGACCTCTACGGCTGGTATCAAGCACCGGAGACGTATGCTTGGTATGAGAACGGTGACGACGGCATGAGTCGCGGCAGAGATTTGGCCCGACACGCCGTGGAGATCGCTGCGCCGGACGTGCCGGATTTCGGCAAGTACGACTCCAACAACGATGGTTATTGCGATGGCTTGATTATCATCCACTCAGGCGCCGGGGCCGAGACCGGGGCTTACGGCATCTGGTCGCACAAAAGCAGTATCGAACCGCCGCTGGCCTACGACGGTGTTACCATGTCGGCCTACACCATGAACCCGGAGGAGTACCAGGGCGGTCTGTCACCGATCGGCGTGTTTTGTCACGAGTATGGACACTTCCTTGGTCTGCCGGACCTGTACGATATCGACTATGATCCTCCCTCGTCGCGCGGGTTGGGCAATTGGGCGCTGATGGCTTCAGGCAGCTATAACGGCGATTCGCGGGTACCGGCGCAGTTGATCGCCTGGTGCAAATCGGAGGTCGGCTTTCTAAACCTGATCGATGTCACCGAAAACATGCACCAGGTAGCCATTCCGTCGGTCGAGGACAACCCGGTGGCCTATCGACTGCACAACACCGTTACCACCGACAGTGAGTTTTGGGTGGTTGAAAACAAACAACCGTTTGGCTACGACGCGGCCCTGCCTGCATGGGGGTTGTGCATCTTTCATGTCGACAACAACGCTCCCTGGCCGAACATAAACCACCTCTGGTACCACGTCGCTATGGAGCAGGCCGATGGTCAAAACTCAATCGCCCTGGGCAACAGTCGGGGCGACGCTGGTGATCCCTTCCCCGGTGCTTCATGGGCGCGTGCTTTTCATGATCTGACCAACCCCAGTACGCACACCAACGATTCAGGCATTACGCACGGCGCCACCACGCAGATAGGCGTCTGGAATATCTCCAACTCCGACTCGATAATGTACGCCGACTTTGATCTCGAATGGTCACGACCGTATATCGAGCTGAGCAATTACGATTCGCTGGTGCTCGACGATGCCCCCCCCGGTGGCGATGGCGACGGCTACTTTGAACCGGGCGAAACGATCCGCTTCTACTGCCGAGTCACCAACCAAATGCGAACGGCCTTCAACGCCCAGGCAACCCTTACCGCCAACAGTCCGCATGTTACCGTCACGGTCGGGCAGGCCGCGGTTGCAGCTACTTTTGACGAGCTGGACTACATGAACTCCTCACCCATCGAGTTCGTGCTGGCCGATGCCTTTGTGCCGACTATAGATTCATTCGAACTTACAATAAGCTGTGACTCTACGGGATCGACAGCCGGTGGTGACGCCTACTCCAGAAGCTTCAGCTTTGAGGCCAACATCGGCCCGCCGCAGGTGTTGATCGTCGATGATGACCGAGGTCGCAACTATGAAGAGATGTATGCCGATGTGCTATATCGGCAACGCATCCCTTATGCGATTCACAGTAAAGAAACCGACGGTACCCCGTCCGGCGCAAAACTGTCGGACCATCGTATAGTCTTCTGGCACACCGGCGACTCATCGAACAACGTTTTGCAATCAGGCGATCTGGCGGCCATGAATCAGTATCTCGACAACGACGGCAATCTATTGCTGTCGACTATCTCAGGCGCCTTTGACCTGACCTTGCTCGACTCATCTTTTCTGCATGACTATCTCGGCGCGGTAGTGATAGGCGCTCATCGATCCTTTGCTTTCGATGGTGTCGACGGCAATCCTATCGGCGACAGTCGCAAGTTCCGCTATATAGCCGCACCGCCGGTCTGGTCCGACAATGCCATCGTAACCCCGGTCGGCGGCGGATCGGCTGCTCTTACGGTTTGGAACAATGGCAGTGTCTGCGCCGTCACCGTCGACTCATCGTGGCACAGCCTGTTGGTCAATCTGCCGGTGGAATATATCACCGACGATTTCGTGGCTCATGGATACGGCACGAAAGACACGCTGCTTTTGAGTTGTATCGATTTCTTCGGTGGCATCCCCATGATCGGCAACCCGGCGCCCTGCTGCGTCGGCATCCGGGGTGACGCCGCCGATCCTATGGACGGCGTGATCGATATCACCGATCTGGTCTATTTGATCGATTTCATGTTCCGGGGTGGTCCCGAGCCGCCGTGCTTTGAAGAGGCTGATGTCAACGGCGACTACGCCGACCCGCTTGAGATAACCGATCTGTTGTACTTAATCGATTACATGTACACGGGCGGTCCGCCACCGGTTGCATGTCCCTGA
- a CDS encoding M6 family metalloprotease domain-containing protein encodes MDPVRRIMGALALLAVSIMIQLPTLAAPPTKEAVEKWIAEGVWDDIVAAHQAFRAAGGDSPEIHTPLKQDRTGRRLALSAHVIDTAYVIVILVDFSDNPYTVGGVAAEPYQFDSVLFSQDFYNPTGSMTDFYLENSYGNFVVRGDIFGWYRMPETYAYYVSDDDGLTRGREVASTALDSARNYVANWNRYDSNGDSYCDGLVIIHAGGGAETGEYGIWSHKSNITPVWIDGVRISAYTMNPEETYSEISPIGVFCHEYGHFLGLPDLYDVSAAPLSNGLGDWALMATGSYNGASRQPAHLTAWSKAEIGFLQLTDVAENLSQVTISNVEDNAQAYRLQNDLSTVYEYWVVENRQQVGFDVGLPSSGLCIYHIDMHAPGPSNQNPDWYHVAMEQADGDNALAYNNSFGDAGDVWPGSSNARAFHDLTVPDTRTNNSGPSNNGATTRIGLWNISNSDSTMTADLDVDWSRPWPLEVGADPYQFDDSPPGGDGDNVLEPGETISFYCTLTNVMRPAHNATILLATDNPNVTFTVPEVSLTSSFDDGSYTNLSPIEFVLADAFVPVIDSFTLTVTSDSTPSNEGSAWYTTEFQLETDLGPPQILIVDDDRGADYEDVYHDILYRQRIPHVIHHKDTAGSPLGSTLQQYHMVFWHTGDFADSVFDANDVTAMKSYFDAGGNLMVSTISGARQLHTLDSAFMSNYLGAIWESSLAWPFFQGVTGSELGDNTKYRYMPSVPSPFDVDLVSLVDSSQAAMTLGGRPDICGLTYRKSYNSVLLTLPIEYLSDQFSTYNTKDTLIMRVVDFFGGIPIVSAGSGCCEGIRGDIADPMDGIIDIADLVYLIDYMFLTGPEPPCMTEADVNADGSEQVDISDLLYLIDYMFTGGSPPAACQ; translated from the coding sequence TTGGACCCCGTTAGACGAATCATGGGAGCATTAGCTCTCCTTGCAGTTTCGATCATGATTCAACTGCCCACACTTGCCGCACCACCGACAAAAGAAGCTGTCGAGAAATGGATAGCCGAAGGGGTTTGGGATGATATCGTGGCTGCTCATCAAGCGTTCAGGGCCGCAGGGGGTGACAGCCCCGAAATACATACACCTCTGAAGCAAGACCGAACCGGCCGGCGGTTGGCCCTGAGCGCGCACGTTATCGACACCGCCTACGTGATTGTCATTCTGGTTGATTTCTCGGACAACCCATACACCGTCGGCGGTGTTGCCGCTGAACCATATCAGTTTGACTCGGTACTGTTCAGCCAGGACTTTTACAATCCCACCGGATCGATGACCGATTTCTATCTGGAAAACTCCTACGGCAACTTCGTTGTCAGAGGGGATATCTTCGGCTGGTACCGGATGCCTGAGACCTACGCTTATTATGTAAGTGATGACGACGGCCTCACCAGAGGCCGCGAGGTGGCGTCAACAGCCCTGGACTCGGCGCGCAACTACGTGGCTAACTGGAACAGGTACGACTCCAACGGTGATAGCTACTGCGATGGGCTGGTCATTATCCATGCCGGTGGCGGCGCCGAGACGGGAGAGTATGGTATCTGGTCGCACAAGAGCAACATCACTCCGGTCTGGATAGATGGCGTCAGAATCTCCGCTTACACCATGAATCCGGAAGAGACCTACAGCGAGATATCACCGATCGGCGTCTTCTGCCATGAGTACGGTCACTTCCTGGGTTTGCCCGATTTATACGATGTAAGTGCCGCACCGCTCTCCAATGGATTGGGCGATTGGGCTTTGATGGCCACCGGAAGTTACAACGGCGCTTCCCGTCAACCGGCGCACCTGACCGCCTGGTCCAAAGCCGAGATTGGCTTCCTGCAACTCACCGATGTTGCCGAGAACCTGAGTCAGGTTACGATTTCCAACGTTGAGGACAATGCCCAGGCCTATCGCCTGCAAAACGACCTCTCCACCGTGTACGAATACTGGGTTGTCGAAAACCGTCAGCAGGTGGGCTTTGATGTTGGTCTGCCGTCATCAGGATTGTGCATCTATCATATTGATATGCACGCGCCCGGCCCCAGCAATCAGAACCCCGATTGGTACCACGTGGCTATGGAGCAGGCCGATGGTGACAACGCCCTGGCCTACAACAACAGTTTCGGCGACGCCGGTGATGTCTGGCCGGGCAGCTCGAACGCTCGCGCTTTTCACGACCTCACCGTTCCCGATACGCGGACCAACAACTCGGGACCCTCCAACAACGGCGCTACTACCCGTATCGGTCTCTGGAATATCTCCAACTCTGATTCTACAATGACCGCCGATCTGGATGTAGACTGGTCGCGTCCCTGGCCGCTTGAGGTCGGAGCCGATCCGTATCAGTTTGATGACAGCCCTCCGGGGGGGGATGGCGACAATGTTCTTGAACCCGGCGAGACTATCAGTTTCTACTGCACGCTGACCAACGTAATGCGTCCGGCCCACAACGCCACGATCTTGCTGGCCACTGACAATCCCAACGTGACATTCACCGTGCCCGAAGTAAGTCTGACAAGCTCGTTCGATGACGGTTCGTACACGAATCTCTCACCGATTGAGTTCGTCCTGGCCGATGCCTTCGTGCCGGTGATCGATTCGTTCACGCTCACCGTAACCAGTGACTCGACACCGTCGAACGAGGGCAGTGCGTGGTACACAACCGAGTTTCAACTTGAGACCGACCTGGGGCCGCCCCAGATTTTGATTGTCGACGATGACCGCGGTGCCGACTATGAAGATGTGTATCACGACATTCTCTATCGACAACGTATCCCCCACGTCATCCACCACAAAGATACCGCCGGCTCTCCATTGGGATCGACTTTGCAGCAATACCACATGGTCTTTTGGCACACCGGTGACTTCGCCGATTCCGTTTTTGATGCGAATGATGTTACAGCCATGAAGTCGTACTTCGATGCCGGCGGCAACCTGATGGTATCCACTATTTCCGGTGCTCGTCAGCTTCACACGTTGGACTCAGCCTTTATGAGCAACTATCTCGGAGCGATTTGGGAGTCCAGTCTGGCCTGGCCGTTTTTTCAGGGCGTTACCGGCAGCGAATTGGGTGACAACACCAAGTACCGCTATATGCCCTCGGTGCCGTCGCCGTTCGACGTCGACCTGGTCTCGCTTGTTGACAGCAGCCAGGCAGCCATGACCCTGGGGGGACGTCCTGATATCTGCGGTCTGACCTACCGCAAGTCCTACAACTCTGTGCTACTGACGCTTCCCATCGAATACCTGTCCGATCAGTTCAGTACATACAACACCAAGGACACCCTCATAATGCGCGTGGTCGACTTCTTCGGTGGCATTCCGATCGTATCCGCCGGGTCGGGTTGTTGTGAGGGAATCAGGGGTGATATCGCCGATCCCATGGACGGTATTATCGACATAGCTGACCTGGTCTACTTGATCGACTACATGTTCCTCACCGGGCCGGAACCGCCGTGCATGACCGAGGCCGACGTCAACGCCGACGGCTCGGAACAAGTTGACATTTCCGACCTTCTGTATTTGATTGACTATATGTTCACCGGCGGATCGCCGCCCGCAGCCTGTCAATGA
- a CDS encoding DUF362 domain-containing protein, with product MDAKRKLCQIKDNWHWLVGPMALIWLLVRSGANPKRLTYPCQRAAMPVAGSWILAAAAFLAGSLLLRRFAKVSAVAMVLAGVVWMITGAPDVSQSEERRWTPSAVEVPPVWEVPDPIAKVVVLDNIAPSLTSLAAGSASVPDASLRDAAMDELRNVMTTEGIHLYRTAEHPDGIVGADNVVVIKGNYQWTAQNTTSNDRVKGLITQILEHPDGFSGEIIVADNTQDHGTGINDADNNSDDIRQSIGDVVNTFYAKGYPVFLLDWFSIFYAVPQEYDQGDMSDGYLYDPSTHVTYPKFQSPSGDYYISAGKGIWDTESQTYDLEKLCIINFPVLKAHFRGGATIAVKNWVGMGTIAYYYQRYGGIDPLHDVLYFGPYALVARIMEETWPRLNIVDANWTSCTGPLTLDTIVRTNMLLASTDPVAVSWYSAKHILTPIAQYPSSETNPDDSRSLYNYSLTNWANYLADSAGLPCTMDSSRMIATDGGVNFHADTVIGWAPFDVTFEGSSSLSVDSWTWAFSDSEAASGQTVSRTFNEGGIYDVGLTIDAQSDARTRNRQHYITVLADTIVGEQVEIEKAGSVEVTLYATNNAPADDIMIPVEYSGDLELYYDSFTVAGCRTESFTYTQMIHLSPATKRFTLRMRVGEGPYPGLMPGTGPILRLFFHTVGIPDVGDSAVIQVDGYQYSSFDRRPTFSGVLAEYEPISSNGVVKTVSCCKDIRGNIDGDPADIVDISDLVFLVDFMFSGGAEPTCWKEANIDGDLIGDVFKQVDIADLVYLVDYMFNGAAAPPACLVE from the coding sequence ATGGATGCGAAGCGAAAACTATGTCAAATCAAAGATAACTGGCACTGGCTGGTGGGACCGATGGCCCTGATTTGGCTGTTGGTGCGAAGCGGGGCCAATCCCAAGCGGCTGACCTATCCGTGCCAGCGAGCCGCAATGCCGGTGGCTGGGTCGTGGATATTGGCGGCGGCGGCCTTCCTGGCCGGAAGTCTCCTGCTGAGACGATTCGCCAAAGTGAGCGCGGTGGCGATGGTGTTGGCCGGTGTCGTCTGGATGATTACGGGAGCGCCCGACGTTTCTCAATCGGAGGAAAGACGATGGACGCCCAGTGCAGTCGAAGTACCTCCGGTCTGGGAGGTGCCTGATCCGATTGCAAAAGTTGTGGTGCTGGACAATATCGCACCGAGTCTGACATCATTGGCGGCCGGTAGTGCCTCGGTTCCGGATGCATCGCTCAGGGATGCGGCTATGGACGAACTGCGGAACGTAATGACGACCGAAGGAATTCACCTATACCGTACCGCCGAACATCCTGATGGAATCGTGGGCGCCGACAACGTTGTCGTTATAAAAGGGAACTACCAGTGGACGGCCCAGAATACTACCAGCAATGATCGGGTCAAGGGACTGATTACGCAAATCCTCGAACATCCCGACGGCTTTAGCGGTGAGATAATAGTCGCCGACAACACTCAGGATCACGGCACCGGCATCAACGACGCCGACAACAATTCCGACGACATTCGGCAGTCGATTGGTGATGTCGTGAACACTTTTTACGCCAAGGGATACCCGGTGTTTCTGTTGGACTGGTTCTCCATCTTTTACGCCGTACCGCAGGAGTACGACCAGGGCGACATGAGCGACGGCTATCTGTACGATCCATCGACTCATGTGACCTATCCCAAGTTCCAGTCTCCCTCGGGAGACTACTATATCTCTGCCGGTAAAGGAATCTGGGATACAGAGAGCCAAACGTATGACCTGGAGAAGCTGTGCATAATCAACTTCCCGGTGCTCAAGGCGCACTTTCGCGGCGGTGCAACTATCGCAGTAAAGAACTGGGTGGGCATGGGTACAATTGCCTACTACTATCAACGCTATGGCGGTATCGACCCCTTGCATGACGTCCTCTACTTCGGCCCCTACGCTTTGGTGGCCCGGATCATGGAAGAGACGTGGCCCCGGCTGAACATTGTTGACGCTAACTGGACATCCTGTACCGGGCCCCTAACGCTCGACACGATTGTGCGCACCAACATGCTGTTGGCCTCGACCGATCCGGTGGCCGTATCGTGGTATTCAGCGAAACACATACTGACCCCAATCGCCCAGTATCCGAGTAGCGAAACGAACCCGGATGATTCCCGGAGTCTCTACAACTACAGTCTGACCAATTGGGCGAACTATCTGGCCGACTCAGCCGGTTTGCCCTGCACCATGGACTCCAGCCGAATGATCGCCACCGACGGTGGTGTCAACTTCCACGCCGACACCGTGATTGGCTGGGCGCCGTTCGATGTGACCTTTGAAGGGAGTTCGTCGTTATCGGTGGACAGTTGGACCTGGGCTTTCAGCGACAGCGAAGCCGCCAGCGGTCAGACAGTCAGCCGCACTTTCAACGAAGGCGGTATCTACGATGTCGGTCTCACCATCGACGCCCAGTCCGATGCTCGCACCCGAAACAGACAACATTACATAACTGTCCTGGCCGATACCATTGTCGGCGAGCAGGTCGAAATCGAGAAAGCCGGCTCGGTCGAAGTCACACTGTATGCCACCAACAATGCTCCTGCCGACGACATCATGATTCCCGTCGAATACTCCGGTGATCTCGAGTTGTATTACGACTCCTTCACCGTCGCCGGATGTCGTACCGAATCGTTCACCTATACGCAGATGATTCACCTGTCGCCGGCGACGAAGAGATTCACCTTACGCATGAGAGTGGGAGAAGGCCCCTACCCCGGACTTATGCCGGGCACGGGTCCGATATTGCGACTTTTCTTTCACACCGTCGGCATACCCGATGTCGGTGACAGTGCGGTGATCCAGGTGGATGGGTATCAGTACAGCTCGTTTGATCGACGGCCTACATTCAGTGGTGTGCTGGCCGAATACGAGCCGATCTCGTCAAACGGCGTGGTAAAAACGGTTTCCTGTTGCAAAGATATCCGCGGTAACATCGATGGCGACCCGGCTGATATCGTAGACATCAGCGACCTGGTGTTTTTGGTCGACTTTATGTTCTCAGGCGGCGCCGAACCTACCTGCTGGAAGGAGGCCAACATCGACGGCGATCTGATCGGCGATGTTTTCAAACAAGTGGACATAGCCGACCTTGTGTACCTGGTTGACTACATGTTCAACGGAGCGGCGGCCCCCCCAGCCTGTCTGGTCGAGTAG
- a CDS encoding DUF362 domain-containing protein, whose protein sequence is MDAKRRLCQIKNHWHWLVGPMALIWLLVRSGANPKRLTYPCQRAAMPVAASWVLAAAAFFAGSLLLRRFAKVSAVAMVLAGVIWMIAGSPDVSQSRTVRWQMESIAPPPVWQVPDPTSKVVVLDGLRPAMVTLAAGDASVPDENLSDDVMDELLGAMTAEGIHLYRNQSQPEGVVGADNVVLIKGNFQWTAQNVTSADRVKGLIWQILNHPDGFTGEIIVADNTQDHGTGINDFDNNSDDQEQSIVDVVNSFYDKGYPVYLVDWFSMFYEVVWEYELGDMSDGFTYDSYTRVTYPKFRSPSEQYYISAGKGIWDPQTSSYDSSKLCIINFPVLKAHWMAGATIAVKNWIGMGTIAYYNERYGGIDPLHYTYLFTPYALTARIMEATYPRLSIVDASWTTCDGPHILDTLARTNMILASTDPVAVSWYAAKYILTPVADRPNETDPDLATGLYGECLDNWTAYLVDSAGMPCTKDSAEITVSDGGVNFQVDTAFGSVPLEVGFEATSLLSVNSWEWDFGDGGSSTTPSATHTYENPGLYDVTVSVDSDGDTRTRTKHRYIAALADTLAASTFDLPIGGNIELVINGANVLPLNSITIPVEFSGTLDLQYDSMSVAGCRTEFFEDVQILHYSPVGKKLTLQLQTSSNYPGLQAGTGSVVKLHFHTVGASSGDSVAILLDGYTVGASDHLPLFAGVWPDYAPATVAGVVRISDCCKDIRGNVDGDPLDVVDIGDLVYLVDFMFSGGADPDCWKEANIDGDLMGDYTHDITIADLVHLVDYMFNGGPPPGACPA, encoded by the coding sequence ATGGATGCGAAGCGAAGACTGTGTCAAATCAAGAACCACTGGCACTGGCTGGTGGGACCGATGGCCCTGATATGGTTGTTGGTGAGAAGCGGCGCCAATCCCAAGCGGCTGACCTATCCGTGCCAGCGGGCGGCGATGCCGGTTGCGGCTTCTTGGGTCTTGGCGGCTGCCGCCTTTTTCGCCGGCAGTCTTCTGCTGAGACGATTCGCCAAAGTGAGCGCGGTTGCAATGGTGCTGGCTGGAGTCATTTGGATGATAGCCGGCTCCCCTGATGTCTCGCAGTCACGGACGGTTCGCTGGCAGATGGAAAGCATCGCGCCACCTCCGGTATGGCAAGTGCCCGACCCGACTTCCAAAGTTGTGGTCCTGGACGGTCTTCGCCCGGCCATGGTCACGTTGGCTGCAGGCGACGCCTCCGTGCCGGATGAGAATCTCAGCGACGATGTTATGGATGAACTGCTGGGCGCGATGACGGCCGAGGGAATTCACCTGTATCGAAATCAGTCACAGCCGGAGGGTGTTGTAGGGGCCGACAACGTCGTGCTTATCAAGGGCAATTTCCAGTGGACAGCCCAGAACGTGACCAGCGCAGACCGGGTCAAGGGTCTGATTTGGCAAATCCTGAATCACCCCGATGGCTTCACCGGCGAGATAATAGTAGCCGATAACACGCAGGATCACGGTACCGGCATCAACGATTTCGACAACAACTCGGATGACCAAGAACAATCAATCGTTGATGTTGTCAACAGCTTCTACGACAAAGGTTACCCGGTGTACCTGGTCGACTGGTTCAGCATGTTCTACGAAGTCGTGTGGGAGTATGAACTGGGCGACATGAGCGATGGTTTTACCTATGACTCTTACACCCGCGTAACGTATCCGAAATTCCGATCTCCATCGGAGCAGTATTACATCTCAGCCGGCAAGGGCATCTGGGATCCGCAGACATCCAGCTACGATTCCTCCAAACTGTGTATCATCAACTTCCCCGTCCTTAAGGCGCATTGGATGGCCGGTGCTACTATCGCGGTAAAGAACTGGATAGGCATGGGCACCATAGCCTATTACAACGAGCGCTACGGCGGTATAGACCCGCTTCACTACACCTACTTGTTTACTCCCTATGCGCTCACGGCACGGATTATGGAGGCAACGTATCCGAGACTGAGTATCGTCGACGCTTCCTGGACCACCTGTGACGGTCCGCACATTTTGGATACTCTTGCCCGCACAAATATGATCCTGGCCTCGACCGATCCGGTAGCGGTGTCATGGTATGCCGCCAAGTACATTCTCACCCCGGTTGCAGATCGTCCGAATGAGACCGATCCCGATCTGGCAACGGGGCTGTATGGCGAGTGTCTGGACAACTGGACAGCCTACCTGGTCGACTCGGCCGGGATGCCGTGCACGAAAGACTCGGCTGAGATCACCGTCTCTGACGGGGGCGTCAATTTTCAAGTCGATACTGCCTTTGGATCGGTTCCGCTGGAAGTCGGTTTTGAAGCTACCTCCCTGCTCTCCGTTAACAGCTGGGAATGGGATTTCGGTGATGGCGGCTCATCCACCACACCATCAGCCACCCACACATACGAAAACCCCGGATTGTACGACGTGACTGTGTCGGTCGATTCAGACGGCGACACTCGTACTCGCACCAAACATCGTTATATCGCAGCCTTGGCCGATACGCTCGCCGCCTCGACCTTCGACTTACCGATCGGAGGGAATATCGAATTGGTCATCAATGGCGCCAATGTCTTACCTCTGAATAGTATTACAATTCCGGTGGAGTTTTCAGGTACATTGGATTTGCAGTACGACTCCATGTCGGTGGCCGGATGTCGAACTGAGTTCTTTGAAGATGTACAGATTCTGCATTACTCGCCCGTGGGCAAAAAACTCACGTTGCAACTTCAAACATCGAGCAACTACCCCGGTTTGCAGGCTGGAACCGGGTCGGTAGTGAAGCTGCACTTTCACACCGTGGGAGCATCGTCGGGCGATTCGGTCGCGATTCTTCTCGATGGCTACACAGTGGGCGCCAGCGATCATCTGCCGCTATTCGCCGGGGTCTGGCCCGATTATGCACCGGCCACAGTCGCGGGCGTCGTCCGGATTTCCGACTGTTGCAAAGACATACGAGGTAATGTCGACGGTGATCCACTGGACGTCGTTGACATCGGTGACCTTGTGTACTTAGTCGACTTTATGTTTTCAGGCGGCGCTGATCCGGACTGCTGGAAGGAGGCGAACATCGACGGTGATCTCATGGGCGATTATACTCATGATATCACCATCGCCGACCTGGTTCATCTGGTTGACTATATGTTCAACGGCGGTCCGCCGCCGGGAGCATGCCCGGCCTGA